In Brachionichthys hirsutus isolate HB-005 unplaced genomic scaffold, CSIRO-AGI_Bhir_v1 contig_969, whole genome shotgun sequence, the genomic window cccacacacacacacatctacatccaactacacacacccacacacatacacacacacacatctacgcacacacacatctacatccacctacacacacccacacacacacacatctacatccaactacacacacccacacacatacacacacacacatctacgcacacacacatctacatccacctacacacacccacgcacacacacacacctacacacacacacatcgacatccaactacacacacccacacacccacacacacacacccccacacacctacacacacccccacacacatacacacacacacatctacatccacctacacacacacccccacacacatacacacacacacacctacatccacctacacacgcacagacacacacgcacagacacacgcacacacacaaacacacacacacacacacacacacacgcacacacacacacacacacacgcacacacagacacacacacacattaataatcTACGCTAAAAAAATTGTGTTTCACCAGGTGTTCTTTAAGTGTCACTATGACTACGACCCAGCCAATGACAGCCTGATTCCCtgtcaggaggcggggctacgGTTTGAGACGGGGGACATCTTGCAGATCGTCAACCAAGATGACGTCAACTGGTGGCAGGTGAAGCACCAAAGCAGCATGCGTTCACTTCCTGGTGGAGATTCAGAGTGACCTGAGCACGACCCAGCCGACGACTGGAGAAATTCACAAATGtctgttgtgcgtgtgtgtgtgtgcgcgcgtgcgtgcgtgcatcaCGCAGGCGCGTCATGTGGAAGGCGGCAGCACAGGACTTATTCCGAGTCAAACgctggaagagaagaggaaagcgTTTGTCAAGAGAGACGCAGAGTTACCGCCTGCAGGTGAGATGATACATGGGAGAATAATTAAAGTGAAGTCCGGTGAGGTCCTTCACAGGTCTAATGGTAatactgccatctgctggtgtaATGATGCAAGACACCCAAATAAGCAAACCGTTTGGTCGGAACCTAAAGTCCTCATTCAGACACGCTTTGGTTTAACCGAATATAACATCAATCTATGAATCCATCCGGATGACCTGTATGATCATCACTCCAACGTGTGCTGACCAGGAAATAgtctgacccccccgccccccccccccctatgaaaCGTGTTGCTGTGGTTGTACGTTTAGAGTCAGCAGGTAGTGATCTGCTCCTCACAGGGAATCTCTGTGCCGGTGTcggtgtgaagaagaagaagacaatgaTGTATGTCACCACCAAGAATGCAGGTAAGGTCATCGTCCGGTGAAATGTTTCATCATTTGTTTGGTACCGAACTCTGACCCTCTTAAGGCGattgtttattttcttcattcACAAgtgtctccgcctcctccctgcCGTCTGCCCTTCTTATTTCCCTTTCTGCCTCAGAGTTTGACAGACATGAGATATTACTCTACGAGGAAGTGGCAAAGGTCCCGCCTTTCAATAGGAAAACCTTGATTTTGATTGGTGCCCATGGTGTGGGCCGGCGGAGGCTGAAGAACAAGCTCCTGCTGAGGGATCCTCTCCTCTTCGGCACCACCATTCCATGTATGAAGGTGTTATGCAACTAGCTAGCTGTACCGGTAATTAGGAATGGGAACAAGCTGATGTGAGATTCTACCCAAAAAAGACTTTGAAGTCTTTGAGGGAAATGAAGCAGAGGAAGTGACTGTCCTGTGTTTCTGTCCAGACACTTCCAAAAAACTCAAAAAGGGCGATCAAGAGAGTCGGATGTACGCgtccagcagccgcagcaggaTGGAAGCCGACATCAAGAACGGCCGCTACCTTGAGCATGGAGAATATGACGGCAGCCTGTATGGAATCAAGACGGAGTCCATACATGAGGTGGTGGAGGCCGGCCGCATCTGCATCCTGGATGCCAACCCTCAGGTATTCATGTGTTCGTACGTACCACAAAGCTAGCTTCAGTAGCTCTGCAGCCCGAGTGCGGCTTCAGATCTGAAATAAGTAAATGTTCTGCGcttataaagcgctttacatgaggcctcgcattcacccgttcgcacacacattcaccctccagtgggcgactgctgccatgcaaggtgcggccagacccactgggagacatttggggttcagtgtcttccCCACTTCGAcgtgcggacagtcagagctgggattcgaactgccgaccttctgatcaccggacgacccactgagccacagccgccccacaGTCTGATGCCTTTCATTTTAACAATAGTAttaataacaacacaacaacaataataacttTAGGAAAGCGAGGTGTGACATTCAAAACAAGATGAAGCTAAAAAACGTGAAAACGGAAACAAAGGAGGCGTGTCTTCAGTTCAGATTCAACGCAGCCACAAATGAGGGCGgggctgaggagaggagaggagaggagaggttgaTGAGTGGGAGGGGCCAGACCATGCAGCGGTTTAAACACCAGAAGAGGAAGCTTTTTTGGCGCGTGTCCattttgaggggaatgagctgcttggcggaggtctgtgctctctgagtgcttttctaggtttgacgtaaaacattttaactgatCAGGTGAAGAAAACCACATTTGACACGTGGTCTAGTGTTTAGGACATACTACAATCCTTTCATCCCACGGGAGGATATTCCTTGAAGGAGAGCATTACAGTCGTCCAATATAGTTATTAATCCCGGGATTATCACCTCTGCCACCGAATAAGAGCTGTAGtctacaaatatattttacatggAAAAAGGATGAATGACATCATTGCTATGCGGATCAAACCAGACGATGGAAAAGATCAAACATTAAGAATTTAATGAAATGTTCTTGAGACGACTTTAAGGCCGCACATCCGTGTCCCTCCAAAAGTCTTTCGTAGAGATTCAAGCATGTTgcattcaatgttaaaatacagAACTGTATTATTAACCGGATTACACCGATTTATACGTCGGATAATATTTAATCCTGTCATAATGAGtggatgaaattatttttattgaaggGCCACAGAATTTGTACGCAAGGCAGAGCGCAACCGAGTCTTTGGCTGTTTTCATTAGACTTTGTCACTTGATCCATTTTAGTTAGGCTAGGTTACCCAGTACAAAGTACCAACGAGAATCTCTGCCTTGTACTTCAGAGGTTATGTTCTTGCTcgtcattaatatttcatgttttcttaaTCATTCATCCTGATCATCCGTCGTTTGAGCATCATGTGCCTTGCTTAAGGGCTTTTTACTTCACCCAGCGTTGCAGGAAAGCACAACGTTGGAGCCGTCGGGAAGCTCCGGCCTGTTGCTCCATCCGATCCCTGacgctgtttgtttgtgtgctcgTGTCTCATCACGCTAGTCTCTCAAAGTGCTGAGGACGTCTGAGTTCCTGCCTTACGTGGTGTTCCTCCAGTCTCCGGACTTCGAGGCGCTCGTGGCGATAAACAACTCGGCTGTAGACGCGGGCGTGGCCACCAAAGCCCTGACGGTGAGAATCAGACAGAGAACGGCTTCTGGGATAGAAGCAGAGGTCCAGGGAGAGCACTAAAACCAAACTCTGTCTCAGGATGAAGAGCTGCACCGGACCTGCGATGAGAGCGCCAAGTTACAGGCGGCCTACGGCCACTACTTCGACCTCAGCATCACCAACGGCAACCTGGATGAGACCTACCGCACCGTCAAGGCCGCCCTGGAAACGGTCTCCAAAAACCCCCAGTGGGTCCCCGTCACCTGGGTTTTCTAGAAATGCCGTGGAAGTGGgagggaaaggaaaaaggaaggaGAGCGTTTATCATATCGGTGTCTGGAGTCCGACAGAGAGGAAATATTTGGGCCCCCGCGGGTCTGCTGGGTGAATCGGAGGACAGAACCCAAAACGAAGGGTGTGGCTGTTCTAAAACCTTTATCGACAAAGTATCCGTGACATATACACGACCCCgcctccacgcacacacacacgcacacacacacacgcccactaTGCCTTTGCCACAGAGCGGTGGGATGGATTACAGGTGCGTCCGTGAACAGGCTGT contains:
- the LOC137916193 gene encoding MAGUK p55 subfamily member 2-like, whose translation is VFFKCHYDYDPANDSLIPCQEAGLRFETGDILQIVNQDDVNWWQARHVEGGSTGLIPSQTLEEKRKAFVKRDAELPPAGNLCAGVGVKKKKTMMYVTTKNAEFDRHEILLYEEVAKVPPFNRKTLILIGAHGVGRRRLKNKLLLRDPLLFGTTIPYTSKKLKKGDQESRMYASSSRSRMEADIKNGRYLEHGEYDGSLYGIKTESIHEVVEAGRICILDANPQSLKVLRTSEFLPYVVFLQSPDFEALVAINNSAVDAGVATKALTDEELHRTCDESAKLQAAYGHYFDLSITNGNLDETYRTVKAALETVSKNPQWVPVTWVF